A window of Streptomyces sp. NBC_01224 genomic DNA:
AGTTCGGCAAGAGAGCCCTTACCAGCCGCGTCCAGAACCACATCGACACCGAGCGGAGCCAGTGGGGCAAGGCGATCGGCCAGCCCCGCCCCGTAGGTGACCGGTACGACGTCGAGCTGGTCGAGGAAGCCGTGGTTGCCTTCGCTCGCGGTGCCGATCACGGTGAGGCCGCGGGCCTGGGCGAGTTGCGCGGCGATGGTGCCGACGCCTCCGGCGGCACCATCGATCAACAAGGTCATGCCTTCGGCGGCTTCCAGCGCGTCCAGTACACGTGTGGCTGTGTCGATATTGCCCGCGGCGCCACCCGCTTCCTCGAAAGACCATGACTGAGGCTTGGACGCCCACGCCTCCAGCACGGCGTACTGGGCCGCGGCGCCTCCCTGATCCACGAAGGGGACGAGGCCGAAGACCGCATCTCCCACGGCGGTGCCGGTCACCCCCTCTCCCACCTCGTCGACGATTCCCGCGGCATCCATGCCGGGTATATGGGGGAAGTCCACGGTGGCGATGTCCCGCAGCATCCCTGAGCGCAGGTACCAGTCAGCAGGGGTGACGCCGGTGGCACGCACCGCGATGCGGACCTGACCTGGCCCGGCGTGCGGCTCTTCGACCTCCTCGACGCAAAGGACCTCGGAACCGCCATAGCGGTGGTACTGCACAGCAAACACGGACAACCTCCGTACACATGGCATGTCGTTCAGCAGGGGAACTCGCAGCCGCTCACCTCTGCGGCAGAGAGCTGACCGCGGGGCACCGCGGCACCAGGTCACGCTAACCCGCTAAACGGTCGGCCTCTTCCGTTTGTGATTAAGTGGGAGACATGCCTGCCCAACTGTCTCGGAACCCGCCGCCCTCCGCCTCCGGCCCCCCCGCCCCGGGGCAGAGAGCCGACGCCCGGCACAACCGCGCCCGGCTCCTCCAGGCCGCCCGCGAGGCGTACGCCCTCAACGGCACCGACGTATCTTCCAGCGCAATCGCCCGCAGAGCGGGCGTGGGTGCCGCCACCCTCTACCGGCACTTCCCGACACGCGGCTCGCTGATCGCCGCTGCGTTCTCCGAACAACTCAGCCAGTGCGTCGCAGCCCTCGACGAGGCCCTTCAGGACGACGATCCCTGGCACGGACTTCGCAACGTCCTCACCAAGGTGTGCACGATGCAAGCCCAGGACCGCGGGTTCAGCGCCGCGTTCCTCTCCCAATTTCCCGACGCGCCCGACGTCCATCATGAGCGTGCCCGCGCCGAGACATGCCTCGCCCAGCTGGTACAGCGTGCGAAGGACACCGGACAGCTGCGCAAGGACTTCGACCCCAGCGACGTTACCCTCCTGCTCCTGGCCAACAACGGCGTCGTGCAAGAGTCCCCGGCGGCCTCCATGGCCGCATCCCGCCGCCTGCTCGCCTACTTCCTCCAGTCCTGCCTGCCGACGGACGGCACACCCCTGCCCCAGCCCGCGCCACTCCGCCTTGACGACCTCTACAAGCCACCGCATCGAACGGGGTGACCACCGACATCCGCCCGGGGCACGCGCCCCTGACGTGGATGTTCCTCAGACCCCACCACCGCACTGCCGTCATTTCTGCTCTATATTTCGGAGCCTCATGATCGCCAACCGCCTCCGAAGACCGTCGACAAACGCTGTTCCTAGAAATCAACGAAGCCACGCGTGGGGCGAGCTCTACGGCGGTACGTCGAACGTCCTGCACGGCGGCCCCTCCAGCCAGGCCCGTGCCCGCTACCGGCAGGTTGTGCGCCTGGCCCGCGAGGTGTTCGTTCC
This region includes:
- a CDS encoding NADP-dependent oxidoreductase, whose product is MFAVQYHRYGGSEVLCVEEVEEPHAGPGQVRIAVRATGVTPADWYLRSGMLRDIATVDFPHIPGMDAAGIVDEVGEGVTGTAVGDAVFGLVPFVDQGGAAAQYAVLEAWASKPQSWSFEEAGGAAGNIDTATRVLDALEAAEGMTLLIDGAAGGVGTIAAQLAQARGLTVIGTASEGNHGFLDQLDVVPVTYGAGLADRLAPLAPLGVDVVLDAAGKGSLAELVAIAGDPHRVVTIADFDASRHGVRFSRSEAGESPGWAGLPLAADLADHGRLTVPLHAVFPLKEAATAHDVSATGHARGKIVITVP
- a CDS encoding TetR/AcrR family transcriptional regulator translates to MPAQLSRNPPPSASGPPAPGQRADARHNRARLLQAAREAYALNGTDVSSSAIARRAGVGAATLYRHFPTRGSLIAAAFSEQLSQCVAALDEALQDDDPWHGLRNVLTKVCTMQAQDRGFSAAFLSQFPDAPDVHHERARAETCLAQLVQRAKDTGQLRKDFDPSDVTLLLLANNGVVQESPAASMAASRRLLAYFLQSCLPTDGTPLPQPAPLRLDDLYKPPHRTG